The genomic window GGGGTCGACCTGGAGGGGGCCCGCCGGGCGGCGGCGGAGGCCTGGGCGTAGCAGCGGCGCGTCACCGAGGGAATTGCGGGCCGCTTTTCCGGCGGAAGAAATTCAGTGGAATTCCGAGGGCAGGAGCCCGTATTCTTCTGCCCGCTCTCCCCTCCCTTAAACGCAAAGATTTCGCGAACGCCGCGGGGCTGAATTCGAGCAGATCTCGTGAGGGTTACGTACGTGTGACCGACTCCACATCGCGCCCCTTTTGTTCGGTAATTTACGGGCAAATAGCAACAGAACGGCCACGTCGCCATGGGCCACTCACGCCCGCGTGATAACACGTGGACGGCGCAGACGTAACCCCGTTCGGCGATGCAATTCGAAATTCCCCTCGGTAAATTCAAGCCCCATGACTGCCACACCAGCAGAACCACTGACGGAAATCGTGGAAGGGATTCGGATCGATCGCCCGGACGTGGCGGACGGCGCGGCGCTGTGGCGTATCGCCGGGGACTCCGGAGCCCTGGACCTGAACTCCTCGTACAGCTATCTGCTGTGGTGCCGGGACTTCGCGGACACCTCGGCGGTGGCGCGGAACGAGACCGGGATGCCGGTCGGGTTCGTGACCGGGTACGTGCGGCCGGAGCGGCCGGACACCCTGCTCGTGTGGCAGGTGGCCGTCGACGAGGCACACCGGGGGCTCGGGCTCGCGGCCGCGCTGCTGGACGGGCTCACCGCGCGGGTCGCGCGACGGCATCCCCTGACCACCGTCGAGACCACCATCACGCCGGGCAACGTCGCGTCCGAGCGCCTGTTCGCCGCGTACGCCGAACGTCATGGCGCGAGCGTCGAACGCACGGTCCTGTTCGAGGCGGGTGACTTCCCGGACGGCCCGCACCAGCCCGAGGTGCTGCACCGCATCGGCCCGCTGTCCCCCTGAGCCCCCCTCGCCCCACACACTCCCCCTCCCCTCCCTCCCCCCACGTATCGAGGAGCGATTCGACGTGACCATCACCCAGCCCGATCTGAGCGTCTTCGAGACCCTGGAGTCCGAGGTGCGCAGCTACTGCCGCGGCTGGCCCACCGTCTTCGACCGCGCGCAGGGCAGCCGGATGTTCGACGAGGACGGCCACACGTACCTGGACTTCTTCGCGGGCGCCGGTTCACTCAACTACGGCCACAACAACCCCGTGCTCAAACGCGCTCTGATCGACTATCTGGAGCGGGACGGCGTCACCCACGGGCTCGACATGTCGACAACGGCGAAGCGGGCGTTCCTGGAGTCCTTCCAGAACCTGGTGCTGCGCCCGCGCGACCTTCCGTACAAGGTCATGTTCCCGGGGCCGACCGGCACCAACGCGGTGGAGTCGGCGCTGAAACTGGCCAGGAAGGTGAAGGGGCGCGAGGCCATCGTGTCGTTCACCAACGCCTTCCACGGCATGTCGCTCGGCTCGCTCGCCGTCACCGGCAACGCCTTCAAGCGGGCCGGCGCCGGGATCCCGCTGGTGCACGGCACGCCCATGCCGTTCGACAACTACTTCGACGGCACGGTCGAGGACTTCCTGTGGTTCGAGCGGCTCCTGGAGGACCAGGGCTCCGGGCTGAACAAGCCCGCCGCGGTGATCGTGGAGACCGTGCAGGGCGAGGGCGGCATCAACGTCGCCCGCCCGGAGTGGCTGCGCGCGCTCGCCGAGCTGTGCGAGCGGCAGGACATGCTGCTCATCGTCGACGACATCCAGATGGGCTGCGGCCGGACCGGTGCCTTCTTCTCGTTCGAGGAGGCGGGCATCACGCCCGACATCGTCACCGTCTCCAAGTCCATCAGCGGCT from Streptomyces sp. DSM 40750 includes these protein-coding regions:
- the ectB gene encoding diaminobutyrate--2-oxoglutarate transaminase translates to MTITQPDLSVFETLESEVRSYCRGWPTVFDRAQGSRMFDEDGHTYLDFFAGAGSLNYGHNNPVLKRALIDYLERDGVTHGLDMSTTAKRAFLESFQNLVLRPRDLPYKVMFPGPTGTNAVESALKLARKVKGREAIVSFTNAFHGMSLGSLAVTGNAFKRAGAGIPLVHGTPMPFDNYFDGTVEDFLWFERLLEDQGSGLNKPAAVIVETVQGEGGINVARPEWLRALAELCERQDMLLIVDDIQMGCGRTGAFFSFEEAGITPDIVTVSKSISGYGLPMSLCLFRPELDIWEPGEHNGTFRGNNPAFVTATAALETYWADGSVMEKQTRKRGEQVEQALISITEENLAEVKEYRGRGLVWGIEFHEKARAGRVAQRAFELGLLIETSGPESEVVKLLPALTITPEELDEGLRVLARAVRETV
- the ectA gene encoding diaminobutyrate acetyltransferase, translating into MTATPAEPLTEIVEGIRIDRPDVADGAALWRIAGDSGALDLNSSYSYLLWCRDFADTSAVARNETGMPVGFVTGYVRPERPDTLLVWQVAVDEAHRGLGLAAALLDGLTARVARRHPLTTVETTITPGNVASERLFAAYAERHGASVERTVLFEAGDFPDGPHQPEVLHRIGPLSP